The Roseiconus lacunae genomic sequence TCCAACTTCGCGGACTTACCTGATTTTGTTTTGCTGCATCGGTGCGTATCCGCCAACTCGACCGCTAGCGAACTTTGACTGCCACATAAAACGCGACAAGCCGCTAAAACACATCAGCTTCCATACTCGCTGACCGGAGATATTTGCAATAGTTGTGTTCTGAGAAAATTCTCAGGCGGCGATTTCTTCCTGCAGGATTCCGTCTTTGAAGGACCGTCCTTCGATGACGTGAATGATCTTTTCGTGGCTGTTTAGTCGTCTCCATTTCTTCGATGCTGATTCAGCAAGCTTGAACATCATCGCTAAGCTCGCTCGGCGCGACCCGTTACCTCTTGTCTTGCGATGACGAAGGCGGATCGTCGCGAATGTGGATTCAATCGGATTCGTTGTCCTCAGATGACTCCAGTGTTCGGCCGGAAAGTCGTAAAACGTTAGAAGCACCGACCGATCCTTTTTCAGGCAGTCACATGCCTGGGAGTACTTCGCTTGGTATTTTTCGCAGAACGCGTCGAACGCTTTCTCGGCATCGGCCTTGGTCTCTGCTTGCCAGATCTCATGAAGGTCGCCCTTGGCCTTCGGCTGAACGCTCTTGGGCATTTTGTTGAGGACGTTGGCTGTCTTGTGAACCCAGCACCGTTGCTCGCCGGTGGCCGGATACACTTTGCGAAGAGCTGCCCAGAATCCAAGGGCACCATCGCCGACGGCCACTTTGGGATCGATCGTCAGGCCACGATGCTTGAGATCCAATAGCAACTCGGTCCAACTTTGTTCGCTTTCCCGGTAACCATCGAG encodes the following:
- a CDS encoding IS256 family transposase, which codes for PVSQGRVRDNHPDPEKRVTFTPSVLPAYLRKTKAIEELIPWLYLKGVSIGDFVEALQSLFGERAAGFSASVVVRLKEQWSQEYDQWSKRDLTGKQYVYVRADGIYAKVRLEDDANKKQCLLVLMGATADGQKELIAVLDGYRESEQSWTELLLDLKHRGLTIDPKVAVGDGALGFWAALRKVYPATGEQRCWVHKTANVLNKMPKSVQPKAKGDLHEIWQAETKADAEKAFDAFCEKYQAKYSQACDCLKKDRSVLLTFYDFPAEHWSHLRTTNPIESTFATIRLRHRKTRGNGSRRASLAMMFKLAESASKKWRRLNSHEKIIHVIEGRSFKDGILQEEIAA